Proteins from a genomic interval of Microbacterium phyllosphaerae:
- a CDS encoding type II secretion system F family protein, with protein MNPFTTMAIAVLWGGVLSSGVLCLLTAIPRWSATPLMLRIAPYVRDVVADADLPHVALPRAGVLPVGERTLWRRLLAMFERLLGADDVLRRRLSQAGLGLDTTTFRARQLGWVIVGVMTGALTVIVLAVAGRMSPPLALLPTLAGAAAGVGYEARLAMRVATRRGRLTDELPTTLEFLALCLSAGEGFLDSVRRVAAVGSGELTVEFRLVVLAVGTGEPLADALGEMTRRLQLPGLTRAVDQVVAALEHGAPLSAVLHAQAGDAREDAKRVLIEQAGRKEILMLLPLVFLILPLSVLFAIYPGLFILRLGIG; from the coding sequence GTGAACCCGTTCACGACCATGGCGATCGCCGTGCTCTGGGGTGGGGTGCTCTCGTCGGGGGTACTGTGCCTGCTCACGGCGATCCCTCGGTGGTCGGCGACACCGCTCATGCTCAGGATCGCCCCGTACGTGCGTGACGTCGTCGCAGACGCGGATCTGCCGCACGTCGCGCTCCCCCGGGCCGGGGTGCTCCCGGTCGGAGAGCGCACGCTCTGGCGCCGGTTGCTGGCGATGTTCGAGCGGCTTCTCGGTGCTGACGATGTGCTGCGCCGAAGACTCAGCCAGGCCGGACTCGGCCTGGACACCACGACGTTCCGAGCCCGTCAGCTCGGCTGGGTGATCGTCGGCGTCATGACCGGTGCGCTCACCGTCATCGTGCTCGCCGTCGCGGGCCGCATGAGCCCGCCGCTCGCACTGCTCCCGACGCTCGCCGGTGCGGCCGCGGGAGTCGGCTACGAGGCTCGACTGGCCATGCGTGTGGCGACGCGTCGCGGGCGGCTCACCGATGAGCTGCCCACGACACTCGAGTTCCTCGCGCTCTGCCTGTCGGCCGGAGAAGGATTCCTCGATTCGGTCCGTCGTGTCGCGGCGGTCGGATCCGGCGAGCTCACCGTCGAGTTCCGACTCGTCGTCCTCGCTGTGGGAACAGGCGAACCCCTCGCCGATGCGCTCGGGGAGATGACTCGGCGCCTGCAACTTCCCGGGTTGACCCGTGCTGTCGACCAGGTGGTCGCCGCCCTCGAGCACGGCGCTCCGCTGTCGGCGGTGCTGCACGCGCAGGCGGGGGATGCCCGGGAAGACGCCAAGCGCGTCCTGATCGAACAGGCGGGCCGCAAGGAGATCCTGATGCTCCTGCCGCTCGTGTTCCTGATCCTTCCCCTGTCTGTTCTCTTCGCCATCTATCCCGGCCTCTTCATCCTGCGACTCGGCATCGGCTGA
- a CDS encoding TadE/TadG family type IV pilus assembly protein, whose translation MTTPRTPFDERGSSPVEFVLVGTLLTLMTLAVLQLALAVYVRNVVHDAAVDGAYYAALADTTVEQGAARARESITRAVGEEYAEDVSVGHSTSLGQPTIDVRIRTTLPVIGLLGVPFGLEVEAHAPEESFDDG comes from the coding sequence ATGACGACGCCTCGCACGCCCTTCGACGAGCGAGGGTCGAGCCCGGTCGAGTTCGTGCTCGTCGGAACGCTGCTCACACTGATGACGCTCGCTGTGCTGCAACTCGCCCTCGCGGTGTACGTCCGCAACGTGGTGCATGATGCGGCCGTCGACGGTGCGTACTACGCGGCTCTCGCGGACACGACCGTCGAACAGGGCGCCGCGCGTGCGAGAGAGAGCATCACTCGTGCCGTGGGGGAGGAATACGCAGAGGATGTGTCGGTCGGGCACTCGACCTCGCTCGGGCAGCCGACCATCGACGTGCGCATCCGCACCACGCTGCCGGTGATCGGGCTTCTCGGCGTCCCGTTCGGGTTGGAGGTCGAGGCGCATGCTCCGGAGGAGTCGTTCGACGATGGATGA
- a CDS encoding DedA family protein has product MHHAALIPWLDPATIIGSAGPWALLVVCFIVFAETGLLVGFLLPGDTLLVISGLLSHPLAGSEHGVFGLNVWIVALLIGLSAFVGGEVGYLIGHKGGPAVFERKESGLFSKKNVERTNAFFERFGGITVILARFVPIVRTFAPVAAGVGHMPWRRYTLYNLIGAILWGFGLTMFGYAIGFIPPVAHFVESYIDLILLAAVGGTALVTLWHYLSERHKAKKEALAGEGETDAAEAEELTLDPEVFDRAPDFDGDGKH; this is encoded by the coding sequence ATGCATCACGCCGCTCTCATCCCCTGGCTCGACCCCGCCACCATCATCGGCTCGGCCGGCCCCTGGGCGCTGCTCGTGGTGTGCTTCATCGTCTTCGCCGAGACGGGTCTTCTCGTGGGCTTCCTGCTGCCGGGCGACACGCTGCTGGTGATCTCGGGTCTGCTGTCGCACCCGCTCGCCGGCTCCGAGCACGGCGTGTTCGGACTCAACGTCTGGATCGTCGCCCTGCTCATCGGGTTGTCCGCCTTCGTCGGTGGTGAAGTTGGCTACCTGATCGGCCACAAGGGCGGGCCTGCGGTCTTCGAACGCAAGGAATCCGGCCTCTTCAGCAAGAAGAACGTCGAGCGCACCAACGCGTTCTTCGAGCGTTTCGGCGGCATCACCGTCATCCTCGCCCGCTTCGTGCCGATCGTCCGCACGTTCGCGCCCGTCGCTGCCGGCGTCGGCCACATGCCGTGGCGCCGCTACACGCTCTACAACCTGATCGGTGCGATCCTCTGGGGCTTCGGCCTCACGATGTTCGGCTACGCGATCGGCTTCATCCCTCCGGTCGCGCACTTCGTCGAGAGCTACATCGACCTGATCCTGCTCGCCGCCGTCGGCGGTACCGCGCTCGTCACGCTCTGGCACTACCTGTCCGAGCGTCACAAGGCGAAGAAGGAAGCCCTCGCCGGTGAGGGTGAGACCGACGCCGCCGAGGCGGAAGAGCTCACGCTCGACCCCGAGGTGTTCGACCGCGCTCCCGACTTCGACGGAGACGGCAAGCACTGA
- a CDS encoding CpaF family protein codes for MIHPSVLVVERVRQRLRAEATDPSLDPAVARSVALAEVRRFNDLALSRGEIMIDDEAAFVRDVLASVTGFGALQPLLDDPEIEEIWLNGPESIHVARGGVSERLALRLSDSQLRDVVERMLQSTGRRVDISQPFVDASLPDGSRLHVAIADVVRGGWSVNIRKFLPRYRSLDALVAHGALPAELATILHQAMLDGQSIIVSGATHAGKTTFLGALLASCVDRQRIVTVEETFELAVDGPDIVSLQGRQASLEGTGEITLRRLVKEALRMRPDRLVVGEVRDAEALDLVLALNTGVPGAATVHASSAEEALDKLTLLPLLAGRNIDRAFVAPALARAVDLVVHCVRDDDGTRRVHEVIAPNGEVADGRIVCRTLYAYGGDVKVSRRGDLRRIGDAR; via the coding sequence GTGATCCACCCCTCCGTCCTCGTCGTCGAGCGTGTCCGCCAGAGACTCCGCGCCGAGGCGACGGATCCGTCGCTCGATCCGGCGGTGGCCCGCTCCGTCGCGCTCGCCGAGGTCCGTCGCTTCAATGACCTCGCCCTCTCGCGTGGCGAGATCATGATCGACGACGAGGCCGCTTTCGTGCGAGACGTGCTCGCGTCGGTGACCGGCTTCGGAGCGCTGCAGCCACTGCTCGACGACCCCGAGATCGAGGAGATCTGGCTCAACGGTCCCGAGAGCATCCATGTCGCGCGCGGAGGAGTGTCGGAGCGCCTCGCCCTGCGGTTGAGTGACTCGCAGCTGCGCGACGTCGTCGAGAGGATGCTGCAGTCGACAGGGCGCAGGGTCGACATCAGCCAACCGTTCGTCGACGCATCGCTGCCGGACGGGTCACGACTGCACGTCGCCATCGCGGACGTGGTCCGAGGCGGGTGGTCGGTGAACATCCGCAAGTTCCTGCCACGGTACCGATCGCTCGACGCGCTGGTCGCACACGGTGCCCTCCCCGCCGAGCTGGCCACGATCCTGCACCAAGCGATGCTCGACGGGCAGAGCATCATCGTCTCGGGTGCGACCCACGCCGGAAAGACCACGTTCCTCGGTGCGCTCCTCGCCTCGTGCGTCGACCGGCAGCGCATCGTCACGGTCGAGGAGACGTTCGAGCTCGCCGTCGACGGCCCGGACATCGTGTCCTTGCAGGGGCGTCAGGCGAGCCTCGAGGGGACGGGAGAGATCACGCTTCGTCGTCTCGTGAAGGAGGCGCTCAGGATGCGTCCGGACCGCCTCGTCGTCGGTGAGGTCAGGGATGCGGAGGCGCTCGATCTCGTCCTCGCACTCAACACCGGAGTTCCCGGTGCCGCGACGGTGCATGCCAGCTCGGCCGAGGAGGCCCTCGACAAGCTGACCCTCCTCCCGCTGTTGGCAGGACGGAACATCGACCGGGCCTTCGTCGCCCCGGCTCTCGCGAGGGCGGTCGACCTCGTGGTGCACTGCGTGCGCGATGACGACGGGACGCGGCGCGTGCACGAGGTCATCGCACCCAACGGGGAGGTCGCCGACGGGCGGATCGTCTGCCGAACGCTGTATGCGTATGGCGGCGACGTGAAGGTGTCTCGACGCGGAGACCTCAGGCGGATCGGCGACGCGCGGTGA
- the ligD gene encoding non-homologous end-joining DNA ligase has protein sequence MAPEAQNVQIDGRRLRITNLDKVVYPETGTTKGEIIAYYTAIAPHILPLLDGRPVTRKRWVEGVGTTDHPADSFFTKQLEPGAPSWIPRHEIRHSDGPKEYPLVEDVPTLVWLAQVAAIELHVPQWRFAPDGLPGRPDRLVLDLDPGPGVGLAQCAEVARIARGLLTGIGLEPVPVTSGSKGIHLYAALPGHQTSDEISAVVKEIARLIETEHPDLATSTMAKAARGGKVFLDWSQNNGKKTTISPYSMRGRAQPWVAAPRTWDELDDPDLAQLDFATVLERAKSGLDPIAPLRTEHAPWVQSTHPTASVDESPARRGDAPRHRPRIAGAASAPASAAPASVSPMLAENGTPAIARGLSSPSWVEVKWDGIRAIGTWSDGRMLLHARSGTDITGRYPELTADGAPFLPVGDAIVDGEIVAFDRQGRPSFSLLQNRMHLTRPREIEREVVRTPIVYMVFDLLRLDGHDLSSMPLSQRRTLLEEVVSDLAAPMQVPPVFDDVDAALAASDEFGLEGVVVKDPASRYRAGQRSPAWLKLKHTRMQEVVIVGVRPGKGDREGTFGSLLLAVPDSGRLRYVGRVGTGFTDRMLRDLLARLAPLRVDSAPLDGVPAVDASDALWVEPELVGEVEFANWTPDGVLRHSRWRGLRPDKSPDEVVVES, from the coding sequence ATGGCTCCGGAGGCGCAGAACGTGCAGATCGACGGCCGCCGCCTGCGCATCACCAACCTCGACAAGGTCGTCTATCCCGAGACCGGCACGACCAAGGGCGAGATCATCGCCTACTACACGGCGATCGCGCCCCACATCCTCCCCCTCCTCGACGGCCGCCCGGTCACCCGCAAGCGCTGGGTCGAGGGGGTCGGAACGACCGATCATCCGGCCGATTCCTTCTTCACGAAGCAGCTCGAGCCCGGAGCCCCGAGCTGGATCCCGCGGCACGAGATCCGCCACTCCGACGGACCGAAGGAGTATCCGCTCGTCGAGGACGTGCCGACTCTCGTGTGGCTCGCCCAGGTCGCCGCGATCGAGCTCCACGTGCCGCAGTGGCGCTTCGCGCCGGACGGCCTGCCCGGCAGGCCCGACCGCCTCGTGCTGGACCTCGACCCCGGCCCCGGCGTCGGCCTCGCCCAGTGCGCGGAGGTCGCCCGCATCGCCCGCGGTCTGCTCACCGGCATCGGCCTCGAGCCCGTTCCCGTCACGAGCGGCAGCAAAGGCATCCACCTCTACGCCGCTCTTCCCGGTCATCAGACCAGTGACGAGATCTCCGCCGTCGTGAAGGAGATCGCGCGGCTCATCGAGACCGAGCATCCCGACCTCGCCACCAGCACCATGGCGAAGGCGGCCCGCGGCGGCAAGGTCTTCCTCGACTGGAGCCAGAACAACGGCAAGAAGACCACGATCTCGCCGTACTCGATGCGGGGGCGGGCGCAGCCGTGGGTGGCCGCACCTCGCACGTGGGACGAACTCGACGACCCCGATCTCGCCCAGCTCGACTTCGCGACCGTGCTGGAGCGCGCGAAATCGGGTCTTGACCCCATCGCCCCGCTGCGCACCGAGCATGCGCCATGGGTGCAGTCGACACATCCGACGGCCTCCGTCGACGAGTCACCCGCCCGGCGCGGTGACGCACCGAGGCACCGGCCGCGCATCGCCGGGGCGGCGAGCGCACCGGCATCCGCCGCCCCCGCTTCCGTCTCGCCCATGCTCGCCGAGAACGGGACGCCCGCGATCGCCCGCGGCCTGAGCTCCCCCTCCTGGGTCGAGGTCAAGTGGGACGGCATCCGGGCGATCGGCACCTGGAGTGACGGACGGATGCTGCTGCACGCCCGCAGCGGCACCGACATCACGGGCCGCTACCCCGAACTCACGGCAGACGGCGCTCCATTCCTGCCCGTCGGCGACGCGATCGTCGACGGAGAGATCGTCGCCTTCGACAGGCAGGGCAGACCGAGCTTCTCGCTGCTGCAGAATCGGATGCACCTCACACGGCCCCGCGAGATCGAACGAGAGGTCGTGCGCACACCGATCGTCTATATGGTCTTCGATCTGCTGCGCCTCGACGGACACGACCTCAGCTCGATGCCCCTGTCACAGCGGCGCACGCTGCTCGAAGAGGTCGTGTCGGATCTGGCCGCCCCGATGCAGGTGCCGCCGGTTTTCGACGACGTGGATGCCGCGCTGGCCGCGAGCGACGAGTTCGGCCTCGAGGGCGTGGTCGTCAAAGACCCGGCCTCCCGCTATCGCGCAGGCCAGCGCTCCCCCGCCTGGCTCAAGCTCAAGCACACCCGGATGCAGGAGGTCGTGATCGTCGGCGTCCGCCCCGGCAAGGGTGACCGCGAGGGGACGTTCGGTTCCCTGCTGCTCGCGGTGCCGGACTCCGGGCGGCTCCGGTACGTCGGACGCGTCGGCACCGGCTTCACCGACCGGATGCTGCGCGATCTGCTCGCACGCCTCGCGCCCCTGCGCGTCGACTCGGCACCGCTCGACGGAGTGCCCGCTGTCGACGCCTCCGACGCACTGTGGGTCGAGCCGGAGCTGGTCGGCGAGGTGGAGTTCGCCAACTGGACCCCCGACGGGGTGCTCCGACATTCCCGCTGGCGCGGGCTGCGCCCCGACAAGTCCCCCGACGAGGTCGTCGTCGAGAGCTGA
- a CDS encoding TadE family protein, protein MDDEGSAALEFITVGVVLLVPLVYLIIALGAIQEQTLGAEAAARQTARVIALAPDADTAELRGERVLADVSEQYGLAPDAIEVSVTCLPATAACPAAGATITVTVAARVALPLIPAIFGADDAASIPVEGTAVQKVSRLWGSG, encoded by the coding sequence ATGGATGACGAAGGGTCGGCGGCGCTCGAGTTCATCACCGTCGGGGTGGTGCTGCTCGTGCCGCTCGTGTACCTGATCATCGCGCTCGGAGCCATCCAGGAGCAGACGCTCGGCGCAGAGGCGGCAGCCCGTCAGACAGCCAGGGTGATCGCCCTCGCACCCGACGCGGACACCGCCGAACTGCGCGGCGAGCGCGTGCTCGCCGACGTCTCCGAGCAGTACGGCCTCGCCCCCGATGCAATCGAGGTGTCGGTGACGTGTCTGCCCGCGACCGCGGCATGCCCCGCGGCCGGGGCGACGATCACGGTCACCGTCGCGGCGAGGGTCGCGCTGCCGTTGATCCCGGCGATCTTCGGGGCGGACGACGCCGCATCCATCCCGGTTGAAGGGACAGCCGTGCAGAAGGTCTCGCGGCTGTGGGGCTCGGGATGA
- the ku gene encoding non-homologous end joining protein Ku — translation MRTIWKGALTFGLVNVPVKVYSATEDHDVPLHQVHEKDGGRIRYQRTCEVCGETVAYADIDRAYVEEGQTVVLTKDDLAALPAEKSREIDVVEFVPSDQVDLLTLDKPYYLEPDSKSPKAYVLLRKTLEQTDRTAIVRFTLRQKTRLAALRVRGKVLVLQTLLWADEVREAEFPALDEDVRISKKELELSASLVDSYSADFDPESFVDEYQKELRTLIDAKIEAGDTFDVSETFGEAEGDAKSGEVIDLMEALRASVARTKAARSESADTKTSTKTSPSKKKAG, via the coding sequence ATGAGAACGATCTGGAAGGGCGCGCTGACCTTCGGCCTCGTGAACGTGCCGGTCAAGGTGTACTCCGCGACGGAGGATCACGACGTGCCGCTGCATCAGGTGCACGAGAAGGATGGCGGTCGCATCCGGTATCAGCGCACCTGTGAGGTGTGCGGAGAGACCGTGGCGTATGCCGACATCGACCGTGCGTACGTCGAGGAGGGCCAGACGGTCGTGCTCACGAAGGATGACCTGGCGGCACTGCCCGCCGAGAAGAGCCGTGAGATCGACGTCGTCGAGTTCGTTCCCTCCGACCAAGTCGATCTGCTGACGCTGGACAAGCCGTACTACCTCGAGCCCGACTCGAAGTCACCCAAGGCCTACGTGCTGCTGCGCAAGACGCTCGAGCAGACCGACCGCACGGCGATCGTGCGCTTCACGCTGCGTCAGAAGACCCGGCTCGCGGCGCTCCGCGTGCGCGGCAAGGTGCTGGTCCTGCAGACGCTGCTGTGGGCCGACGAGGTGCGTGAGGCGGAGTTCCCGGCGCTGGATGAGGACGTGCGGATCTCGAAGAAGGAGCTCGAGCTCTCGGCATCCCTCGTCGACAGCTATTCGGCCGACTTCGACCCCGAATCGTTCGTCGACGAGTACCAGAAGGAGCTGCGGACCCTGATCGACGCCAAGATCGAGGCGGGTGACACGTTCGACGTGTCGGAGACGTTCGGCGAGGCCGAAGGTGACGCCAAGAGCGGCGAGGTCATCGACCTGATGGAGGCACTGCGTGCCAGCGTCGCCCGCACCAAGGCCGCTCGGTCGGAGTCGGCCGACACCAAGACGAGCACCAAGACGAGCCCGAGCAAGAAGAAGGCGGGCTGA
- a CDS encoding type II secretion system F family protein, with amino-acid sequence MTVLLGAALAAGLLLCASPWLWPPRTEAQPATRRGRLVRVLEEAGFGAVRPRVLTVVMGMLALAAASVVWLVTAIPALSVLAGATAAVSPVVFLRSRRQRLRKRRRQLWPDVCDLLIASIRVGLSLPDAVASLAESSPAMMRPAFVVFARDLRATGRFETSLDRLKLALADPIADRIIETLRMARQVGGTELGGVLRALSSSVRQDAALRGEVEARQSWIRGAAVLGSVAPWVILGLLVLRPEGAAAYGTAEGMIVICLGAAVSVIAYRVMIRIGRLPEPGRWFG; translated from the coding sequence GTGACGGTGCTGTTGGGAGCCGCACTCGCCGCAGGGCTGCTGCTGTGCGCGTCTCCATGGCTGTGGCCGCCTCGCACGGAGGCGCAGCCTGCGACGCGACGAGGCCGCCTCGTCCGCGTGCTTGAAGAGGCAGGGTTCGGCGCGGTCCGTCCGCGGGTACTCACGGTCGTCATGGGGATGCTCGCGCTCGCCGCGGCATCCGTCGTCTGGCTCGTCACAGCGATCCCTGCCCTCTCCGTTCTCGCCGGCGCGACCGCCGCCGTCTCGCCTGTCGTATTCCTGCGGTCGAGGCGCCAGCGACTTCGCAAGCGCCGTCGACAGCTCTGGCCCGACGTCTGCGACCTCCTGATCGCGTCCATCCGCGTGGGCCTGTCATTGCCGGACGCCGTTGCGAGTCTTGCCGAGTCGTCGCCCGCGATGATGCGACCGGCATTCGTGGTGTTCGCCCGCGACCTGCGTGCGACGGGCCGATTCGAGACGAGCCTCGATCGGCTGAAGCTCGCACTCGCCGACCCGATCGCCGATCGGATCATCGAGACCCTGCGAATGGCGAGACAGGTCGGCGGCACCGAGCTCGGTGGCGTCCTGCGTGCGTTGTCCTCGTCCGTCAGACAGGATGCCGCGCTGAGAGGCGAGGTGGAGGCTCGCCAGTCGTGGATCCGGGGTGCGGCGGTTCTCGGCTCTGTGGCGCCATGGGTGATCCTCGGTCTGCTCGTGCTGCGGCCCGAAGGGGCTGCCGCGTACGGGACGGCCGAGGGCATGATCGTCATCTGCCTCGGTGCGGCGGTCTCGGTGATCGCGTACCGCGTCATGATCCGCATCGGACGACTTCCGGAGCCCGGGCGGTGGTTCGGGTGA